In the genome of Sinobacterium caligoides, one region contains:
- a CDS encoding phosphonoacetaldehyde reductase gives MWSYSNPVSIHAGDGALSALKKLLGNNSYGIVTYRSAYFSSLCDELTEIIGRPPLHIVDGVEENPSVNNLRQLCDEIASLEHKPQMMIALGGGSAIDSCKVLCAGGGDFDKVYNFIRGSGSIDQAIEFICIPTTAGTGSEVTCWATVWDPENDKKYSLSDASLYPVAAILEPRLTHTLPLTVTVSSGLDALSHAMESLWNVHRNPLSRLYAEEAIRELICYLPRLANDINNQEARERVQQASMLAGLAFSNTKTSIAHSISYAVTLEKGLAHGLACSFTLPTLLRANVDDPFIRLSIEKAFLLPCEEAAEQLENMLQQLGISTLPSSYGYRQDEWQALVDNAIAGERGKNYSGDSAQLKSHFDFIYQQTDSAQCL, from the coding sequence ATGTGGAGCTACTCTAACCCCGTGTCGATACACGCGGGGGACGGGGCCTTGTCGGCCCTAAAAAAACTGCTTGGCAACAACAGCTACGGCATTGTCACTTATCGATCCGCCTATTTTTCCAGCCTCTGCGATGAGCTCACAGAGATCATCGGCAGACCGCCCCTGCACATCGTCGACGGCGTCGAGGAAAACCCCAGCGTAAATAACCTGCGCCAGCTGTGTGACGAAATCGCCAGCCTCGAACACAAGCCGCAGATGATGATTGCGCTGGGCGGCGGCTCGGCGATCGACAGCTGTAAAGTGCTCTGTGCCGGCGGCGGCGACTTCGACAAGGTGTATAATTTTATTCGCGGCAGCGGCAGCATTGATCAAGCCATCGAGTTTATCTGCATACCGACCACCGCCGGCACCGGCAGCGAAGTCACCTGCTGGGCGACAGTCTGGGACCCCGAAAACGATAAGAAATATTCGCTATCGGATGCCTCTCTGTACCCCGTAGCGGCCATCTTAGAGCCGCGCCTCACCCACACCCTGCCACTGACCGTCACCGTTAGCTCTGGCCTGGACGCCCTTTCGCACGCCATGGAGAGCCTGTGGAATGTGCACAGAAACCCACTCAGCCGTCTCTACGCCGAGGAGGCGATTCGCGAGCTGATCTGCTACCTGCCGAGACTAGCCAACGATATCAACAACCAAGAAGCGCGTGAGAGGGTGCAGCAAGCATCCATGTTAGCCGGGCTGGCCTTTTCTAATACCAAGACCTCTATCGCCCACAGCATCTCCTATGCCGTGACCCTGGAGAAGGGCTTGGCACACGGTCTCGCCTGTAGCTTCACCCTGCCGACGCTGCTACGGGCCAACGTCGATGACCCCTTCATTCGTCTGTCTATCGAGAAAGCCTTTCTGCTGCCCTGTGAAGAAGCGGCAGAACAGTTAGAAAATATGCTGCAGCAACTCGGCATCTCGACCCTACCCTCGAGCTACGGCTATCGCCAAGATGAGTGGCAGGCACTGGTCGACAACGCCATCGCCGGTGAGCGCGGGAAAAATTATTCCGGCGACAGCGCACAACTGAAAAGCCACTTCGATTTTATCTACCAGCAAACTGACAGTGCACAATGCCTTTAA
- a CDS encoding LysR family transcriptional regulator codes for MLNKKTISLPQMRSFCALAKYRSFKLAAEKLLISQPSLVNQIATIEEVFNTKLFIRQRENNRLTELGLELLPSFQGALNHLKDAEYTLLARSSMQAGEISLAAVSPYRVSLLIKEFNQLYPNIKVKVSFSSSEQVQNLLSMGEVDAAFLVQEQSVPGQQAFFFYEYSLVAMVPKSHPLAVKETLSIDDFDGAAYLSREDGSLTRSLFETALRDRQVIPNRLYELGSRESIREAVAQGLGISVVANYEHVPHDNIRLIDFSDIELTAKSTLVVPNERVSTPLIRALINVVDHCRQN; via the coding sequence TTGTTAAATAAAAAAACAATCTCCCTGCCTCAGATGCGTTCTTTTTGTGCACTGGCAAAGTATCGCAGCTTTAAACTGGCTGCAGAAAAGCTGCTTATTTCACAACCCTCGCTGGTGAACCAGATCGCCACCATTGAGGAAGTGTTTAATACCAAGTTGTTTATTCGTCAGCGAGAAAATAATCGTTTAACCGAGCTTGGGCTGGAGTTATTACCTTCTTTTCAAGGCGCCTTAAACCACCTGAAAGATGCCGAGTATACTCTGCTCGCCCGCAGCAGCATGCAGGCAGGCGAGATCTCTTTAGCGGCGGTCAGCCCCTATCGGGTCTCCTTATTGATCAAGGAATTTAATCAGCTCTACCCCAACATCAAGGTCAAGGTATCCTTCTCCTCATCGGAGCAGGTGCAAAACCTATTGTCGATGGGCGAGGTCGATGCCGCGTTCCTGGTTCAGGAGCAGAGTGTGCCCGGTCAGCAGGCTTTCTTCTTTTACGAATACAGTCTGGTTGCCATGGTACCCAAATCGCATCCGCTGGCGGTCAAGGAGACACTGTCGATCGACGACTTTGACGGTGCCGCCTATCTCAGCCGAGAGGACGGTTCACTCACGCGAAGTCTCTTCGAGACTGCCCTGCGTGACCGCCAGGTAATCCCTAACAGGCTCTATGAGCTCGGTAGTCGAGAATCCATCCGTGAGGCTGTCGCACAGGGTTTGGGGATTTCTGTCGTCGCCAACTACGAACACGTGCCCCACGACAATATCCGTCTGATCGATTTTTCCGATATCGAACTCACCGCCAAGAGCACTTTGGTGGTACCTAACGAACGCGTCTCCACCCCCTTGATTCGCGCCCTCATCAACGTCGTCGATCACTGCCGTCAAAACTGA
- a CDS encoding PAN domain-containing protein — MNKNVFNALAVALVLPATALAAAVDNFTLTADAAIAGYNNERLTSVSVDDCANACLDGLRSTWCVSFDYHKDSQQCDLSDKRAADVGGLKRDYSDNPYDHYSLDSEALKKFQRSENSAISGFNMEHLNDVTEGDCADQCDDDSRPWCVSFDYYKDTQECDLSSQRADDVGGLVSSSRYDHYSRRLNSLEHFAQTEDAAIAGFNVEQLIDVSPDECAEACLALTRAYWCQSFDYNKNDGVCDLSDQTAESVGGLKRDYPGSPYDHYARVTPRPVESPIPGNKHILLIGFDGLRGDSIQCDNCADTPNFDALIAGGAFHDNVVAGGKQSTYSGPGWSSVFTGYWADQHGVTSNSTNLTLQKPHVFDLIKQSYPTATVGVAADWLNLTTNLRPKQADYVVKTATKKSQQTTDEVIQWLSWQHAPTAIFYYLHNTDIHTSSYDPENSTYQTAIESEDAQMGQVLTALKNRPNYANEDWLIVVTSDHGGLGKGHGGQSAEERNTFIVLNNRYGKTADASYCQGDLSDQPLQQVDGAAAHILDFLAIDAPIEGHKHPACGN; from the coding sequence ATGAATAAAAACGTGTTTAACGCACTGGCGGTAGCGCTCGTCTTGCCGGCAACCGCCTTGGCGGCAGCTGTGGATAACTTTACCCTGACCGCGGATGCGGCAATCGCCGGGTATAACAATGAACGCTTAACGTCCGTGAGCGTCGACGATTGTGCCAATGCCTGTCTCGACGGTTTGCGTTCAACTTGGTGTGTGTCGTTTGACTACCATAAGGATAGCCAACAGTGCGACTTAAGCGATAAGCGTGCGGCCGATGTGGGCGGCTTAAAGCGTGATTATAGCGATAATCCCTACGACCATTATTCACTCGACTCTGAGGCGCTGAAAAAATTCCAGCGCAGCGAAAACTCGGCCATCTCAGGCTTTAATATGGAGCACCTGAACGATGTTACCGAGGGGGACTGTGCCGACCAATGTGACGACGATTCACGGCCGTGGTGTGTGTCGTTTGATTACTATAAAGACACCCAGGAGTGTGACCTCAGTAGTCAGCGTGCCGATGATGTTGGCGGCCTGGTGAGTAGCTCACGCTACGATCATTACAGCCGTCGCTTGAACAGCTTGGAGCATTTTGCGCAGACGGAAGACGCAGCCATTGCCGGTTTTAATGTCGAGCAGCTTATCGATGTCAGCCCCGACGAGTGTGCCGAGGCCTGCTTAGCCTTGACGCGGGCCTATTGGTGTCAGTCGTTTGACTACAATAAAAATGACGGCGTCTGTGATTTGAGTGATCAAACCGCAGAGAGCGTCGGCGGCCTGAAACGAGACTACCCTGGCAGCCCTTACGACCATTACGCTCGCGTCACACCACGACCGGTAGAGAGTCCCATTCCCGGTAATAAACATATTTTGCTGATCGGCTTTGATGGTTTGCGCGGTGATAGCATTCAGTGTGACAACTGTGCCGATACACCGAACTTTGATGCCCTGATTGCCGGCGGCGCCTTTCACGACAATGTCGTTGCCGGGGGCAAGCAGAGTACCTACAGTGGGCCAGGCTGGAGCAGTGTCTTCACCGGCTACTGGGCGGATCAGCACGGCGTCACCTCAAACAGCACCAACTTAACTCTGCAGAAGCCACACGTTTTTGACTTGATTAAGCAAAGCTACCCTACCGCAACAGTTGGCGTGGCCGCGGATTGGCTCAACTTAACCACTAACCTAAGGCCGAAACAGGCGGATTATGTGGTGAAAACGGCGACTAAAAAATCGCAGCAGACGACTGACGAAGTCATTCAGTGGTTGAGCTGGCAGCATGCGCCGACGGCAATATTCTACTATCTGCACAATACCGATATTCATACCAGCAGCTACGATCCGGAAAATAGCACCTACCAGACGGCGATTGAAAGTGAAGATGCGCAAATGGGCCAGGTATTAACGGCGCTGAAAAATCGCCCTAACTACGCCAATGAAGACTGGTTGATCGTCGTCACCTCCGATCACGGCGGGCTGGGTAAGGGGCATGGTGGCCAGAGTGCAGAGGAGCGAAACACGTTTATTGTTCTCAATAACCGTTACGGTAAGACGGCAGACGCTTCCTATTGCCAAGGCGACCTTAGCGACCAGCCGTTACAACAGGTGGATGGGGCGGCCGCACATATTCTCGATTTCTTAGCGATTGATGCCCCCATCGAGGGTCACAAACATCCTGCCTGCGGTAACTAA
- a CDS encoding HD domain-containing protein codes for MKSIESVLAFIVEIEKLKAVQRKTRPVGLQRYENSAEHSWHVCLSALMLKDYADQPVDIDRVIRMLLIHDLGEIDAGDTIIYASETPELKEEEETGLKRLLAILPGDTDHYLALWREFELGESADAKFAKAIDRVPPLLHNLHGDGHSWRDHQVPKEKVFDLNSRIGDGSQALWAVLKKQLDGAVEDGLLK; via the coding sequence TTGAAATCTATCGAGAGTGTCCTAGCCTTTATCGTCGAAATTGAGAAACTCAAAGCAGTGCAGAGGAAGACAAGGCCAGTCGGTTTACAGCGCTATGAGAACTCTGCCGAACACAGTTGGCATGTCTGCCTCTCGGCGCTGATGCTGAAAGACTACGCCGACCAGCCTGTCGATATCGACCGGGTGATCAGGATGCTACTGATTCACGACCTCGGCGAGATCGACGCTGGCGACACTATCATCTACGCCAGTGAGACCCCCGAGCTAAAAGAAGAAGAGGAGACCGGACTCAAACGTCTGCTCGCCATCTTGCCCGGCGATACCGACCACTACCTGGCACTGTGGCGTGAGTTCGAACTCGGTGAATCGGCCGACGCCAAATTCGCCAAGGCCATCGATCGCGTACCACCGTTACTGCACAACTTGCACGGCGACGGTCACAGCTGGCGAGACCATCAAGTCCCCAAAGAGAAGGTGTTTGACCTCAACAGCCGTATCGGCGACGGCAGCCAGGCACTGTGGGCGGTGCTGAAAAAACAACTCGACGGTGCCGTCGAGGACGGCCTGCTCAAGTAG
- a CDS encoding GNAT family N-acetyltransferase: protein MSQYRISCDKEAMDWHYIHQVIADSYWAKGISQTTMFKALDNSLCFAIFDAAGQQVGFARLITDRATFAYLADVFVDEQHQKKGLSKLLLKAIMGHPDLQGLRRIMLATRDAHGLYQQFGFEPIENPEMLMQVWQPNVYRQLAE from the coding sequence ATGAGTCAGTACAGGATTAGCTGCGATAAAGAGGCGATGGATTGGCACTATATTCACCAGGTCATCGCCGACAGTTACTGGGCGAAGGGCATCAGTCAGACGACGATGTTTAAGGCGCTGGATAACTCGCTGTGTTTTGCCATCTTCGATGCTGCTGGCCAGCAGGTGGGCTTTGCCCGGCTGATCACCGACCGCGCGACGTTTGCCTACCTCGCCGACGTCTTTGTCGATGAGCAACATCAGAAAAAGGGGCTGAGTAAGTTATTGCTGAAGGCCATCATGGGCCATCCAGACCTACAGGGGCTCAGGCGAATCATGCTCGCCACCCGAGACGCCCACGGCCTGTATCAGCAGTTTGGCTTCGAACCAATAGAAAACCCAGAGATGCTGATGCAGGTATGGCAGCCGAACGTTTATCGACAGCTTGCAGAATGA
- a CDS encoding BspA family leucine-rich repeat surface protein, which produces MKPSSLMLPIVLTAALVSGCSHDSDHNSSDDNGSPDPSHLKHWVEVTDNGGGDASPRDAWVDDGKQFTTTITPEHNYRIKTVSGDNCSLIQDTVTDGTVATHYHTDALDKDCTIDVEFTPITAPELLLKSITVHASEHGTATPVISYAEIGTRASFTLTPDDNYRVQSISAYPCHITAAAFDGRYTTDAIEQHCAIYAAFTSEQQLAWPVTVEGDNVQVDPSITYIDNGKVATFTITPNSNYKITEVSGSTCDVSLIDTGEYQTGPIFERCDIAVEAVAVPAPLVCNGEPMTKIDEEMYQFALNNPGTVLVLNNETIKDTIALGLLQQGLVTFNTACVTHMDSLFRRADDASHGYNSATFNADISGWDVSQVTSMAYMFNHAESFNQDISGWEVSKVTNMLAMFDGAESFNHDISSWDVSSVKNMSSMFYDALDFDQDLSGWEVSNVTIHTRFANHLKSEYQPNFSN; this is translated from the coding sequence ATGAAGCCTTCCTCGCTTATGTTACCGATCGTTCTGACGGCTGCGCTTGTCTCTGGATGTAGCCACGATTCAGATCACAATAGCTCCGACGATAATGGCTCACCTGATCCCTCGCACCTAAAGCACTGGGTCGAGGTAACGGATAACGGCGGCGGTGATGCCTCCCCGAGAGACGCATGGGTAGACGATGGCAAGCAGTTCACAACCACCATTACCCCTGAACATAATTACCGTATTAAAACCGTCAGCGGGGATAATTGCAGCCTGATTCAAGACACCGTCACAGACGGCACTGTTGCCACACACTACCATACCGATGCACTCGATAAAGATTGCACCATCGATGTCGAATTTACGCCAATCACGGCACCCGAACTGTTATTAAAGAGCATCACAGTACATGCCAGTGAGCATGGAACCGCCACCCCCGTTATCAGCTATGCTGAGATTGGCACACGAGCGAGTTTCACATTAACCCCTGACGATAACTACCGTGTTCAGTCCATCAGCGCCTACCCCTGTCATATCACCGCAGCCGCTTTTGATGGTCGCTATACAACAGACGCGATAGAACAGCATTGCGCAATTTACGCAGCGTTCACTTCCGAACAACAGCTAGCATGGCCTGTCACGGTCGAGGGCGACAACGTTCAAGTCGACCCTAGTATTACCTATATCGATAACGGCAAGGTAGCGACCTTTACGATAACGCCAAATAGCAATTATAAGATTACCGAGGTGAGTGGCAGCACTTGTGATGTCTCTTTAATCGATACTGGTGAGTACCAAACAGGGCCCATCTTCGAGCGCTGCGATATCGCTGTTGAAGCCGTCGCCGTCCCAGCTCCGCTTGTATGTAACGGCGAGCCGATGACGAAAATAGACGAAGAGATGTACCAGTTTGCCCTCAATAACCCGGGGACAGTGCTTGTTCTCAACAATGAGACAATCAAAGACACCATTGCCCTCGGCTTGTTACAGCAAGGTTTAGTAACGTTTAATACCGCCTGCGTCACTCACATGGACTCTTTGTTCCGAAGAGCTGACGATGCCTCCCATGGCTATAACAGCGCGACGTTCAACGCTGACATCTCTGGTTGGGATGTGTCACAGGTGACAAGCATGGCCTACATGTTTAACCACGCAGAAAGCTTTAATCAAGATATCTCCGGCTGGGAGGTCAGCAAGGTGACGAACATGCTCGCTATGTTTGACGGCGCAGAAAGCTTCAACCACGATATTTCTAGCTGGGATGTATCCAGCGTTAAAAACATGTCGAGCATGTTTTACGACGCCCTAGATTTCGACCAAGACCTTTCTGGCTGGGAGGTAAGCAACGTGACAATACACACGCGGTTTGCCAATCACCTAAAAAGCGAATACCAACCAAACTTTAGTAACTAA
- a CDS encoding MerC domain-containing protein, with protein MKTFENVFDKAAIGLSFLCVAHCLLLPIALSIFPLLFLMPLQDELFHKLLVLAVLPISVIGLTLGCKKHKRWQVLAWGATGLTIIMLTALFGHDLVGELGEKVFTLIGSLVIAWGHVQNFRSCRSHDCH; from the coding sequence ATGAAAACCTTTGAAAATGTATTTGATAAGGCGGCTATCGGGCTGTCTTTTCTCTGCGTCGCGCACTGCCTGCTGTTACCCATTGCGTTATCCATCTTCCCGCTGCTGTTTTTAATGCCGCTGCAGGATGAGCTGTTCCACAAACTGTTGGTGTTGGCGGTGCTGCCGATCAGCGTCATCGGTTTAACACTGGGCTGTAAGAAGCATAAGCGTTGGCAGGTACTGGCGTGGGGAGCGACGGGGCTCACCATCATCATGTTGACCGCGCTGTTTGGCCACGACCTGGTCGGCGAGTTGGGCGAGAAGGTCTTTACCCTGATTGGCTCACTGGTGATTGCCTGGGGCCATGTGCAAAACTTCCGCAGCTGTCGCAGCCACGATTGTCATTGA
- a CDS encoding UTRA domain-containing protein produces MRAPATGQLATQLGKIKNSLREQVHAGIMTEGQKLPSERELSELFSTTRITIKDALVSLETEGLIYREERRGWYVSPQRIFYNPLSRSHFHQMICQQHRVAATKLIDVRSEIATGEYAKVLEIVQMTPVHIIERLRYIDGRAVLLVENVLKASLFEGILSENLTNSLTGIYRQKYGYETQRSRFDVQPTSAPAHVAKALNLAEGQPVLKICRVNYKQDGELMDGELEYWRPDAVTIRIDSEG; encoded by the coding sequence ATGAGAGCACCCGCGACAGGACAGCTAGCGACACAGCTAGGAAAAATTAAAAACAGCCTGAGAGAGCAGGTTCACGCGGGCATCATGACTGAGGGGCAGAAGCTGCCTTCGGAGAGAGAGCTGAGCGAGCTGTTTAGCACCACCCGAATCACCATTAAAGACGCGCTGGTGTCGCTGGAGACCGAAGGGCTGATCTATCGCGAGGAGCGGCGAGGCTGGTATGTATCGCCGCAGCGGATTTTCTACAACCCACTATCGCGATCACACTTCCACCAGATGATTTGCCAGCAGCACCGTGTGGCCGCCACTAAATTAATCGACGTGCGCAGCGAGATTGCCACGGGCGAGTACGCCAAGGTGCTCGAGATCGTGCAGATGACGCCGGTCCATATTATTGAGCGGCTGCGTTATATCGATGGCCGAGCCGTGTTGCTGGTCGAGAATGTACTGAAGGCGTCGCTGTTCGAAGGCATCTTATCGGAGAACCTAACGAATTCGCTGACGGGGATCTACCGACAGAAATACGGTTATGAAACCCAGCGCTCGCGCTTCGATGTGCAGCCCACCTCGGCGCCGGCCCATGTCGCGAAGGCATTAAATTTGGCCGAGGGACAGCCGGTGCTGAAAATTTGCCGGGTGAATTACAAGCAAGATGGCGAGCTGATGGATGGTGAGCTGGAGTATTGGCGGCCAGACGCGGTGACCATTCGCATCGATAGCGAGGGCTGA
- a CDS encoding ABC transporter substrate-binding protein has protein sequence MKTLLKLSTAVSATLLAVSLSAPSMANDSAHDALVSAAQKEGAVYSVGMPDSWANWKDTWADLSTKYAIKHQDTDMSSAQEIAKFAAEKKNATADIGDVGFAFARVAVKKGVTQPYKPSNWSAIPDWAKDKDGHWALAYTGSVSFISNNNLVKNPPKTWGDLLKGDYKVTVGDVGVASQANNAVLAAAFANGGDESNLKPAIKFFAELAKQGRLSYTNPSIANLEKGEIEVAIMWDFNALNYRDQIDHDRFTVSIPQDGSVISGYTTIINKFAKHPNAAKLAREYIFSDQGQINLAEGYARPIRSDVTLPKAIQDKLLPNEQYSNVHPVKDFAAWEKSARKLPRQWQENVLIHQQ, from the coding sequence ATGAAGACTTTGCTAAAACTTTCAACCGCCGTATCAGCGACGCTGCTGGCGGTATCGCTCTCAGCCCCCAGCATGGCCAACGACAGCGCACACGACGCGTTGGTCAGTGCCGCGCAAAAAGAAGGCGCCGTTTACAGTGTCGGCATGCCCGATAGCTGGGCTAACTGGAAAGACACCTGGGCTGACCTGAGCACAAAATACGCCATCAAGCACCAGGACACCGACATGAGCTCGGCTCAGGAAATTGCCAAGTTCGCCGCTGAGAAGAAGAACGCCACCGCCGACATCGGCGATGTGGGTTTCGCCTTTGCCCGTGTCGCGGTAAAGAAGGGCGTCACTCAGCCTTACAAGCCCAGCAACTGGAGCGCCATCCCCGATTGGGCGAAGGACAAAGACGGTCACTGGGCACTGGCCTACACCGGCAGTGTCTCTTTCATCTCCAACAACAACCTAGTGAAAAACCCACCGAAGACCTGGGGCGATCTGCTCAAGGGCGACTACAAGGTCACCGTCGGTGATGTCGGTGTCGCCTCGCAGGCAAACAACGCCGTATTAGCTGCCGCCTTCGCCAATGGTGGTGACGAATCAAACCTCAAGCCAGCGATCAAGTTCTTCGCCGAGCTGGCCAAGCAGGGCCGCCTCTCTTACACCAACCCCAGCATCGCCAACCTCGAGAAAGGCGAGATTGAAGTAGCAATCATGTGGGACTTCAACGCGCTGAACTACCGCGACCAGATCGACCACGATCGCTTCACCGTTAGCATCCCACAGGATGGCTCAGTGATCTCTGGTTACACCACCATCATCAACAAGTTCGCCAAGCACCCCAACGCCGCCAAGCTCGCCCGTGAATACATCTTCAGCGACCAGGGCCAGATTAACCTCGCCGAAGGCTACGCACGCCCAATTCGCAGCGACGTAACCCTGCCGAAGGCCATTCAAGACAAGCTGCTACCAAACGAGCAATACAGCAACGTGCACCCGGTAAAAGACTTCGCCGCCTGGGAAAAGTCAGCACGCAAGCTACCGCGTCAGTGGCAGGAAAACGTGCTGATTCATCAGCAATAA
- a CDS encoding alkaline phosphatase family protein, producing the protein MGYLNGLLEQQRLTLYPLQCELPSMSRPLYECIITGVRPVDSGIVNNHIVRLSHHDSIFSLATAQGKVTAAAAYHWMSELYNRAPYDAVRDRFTDDKSLNIQHGCFYHWDHYPDEALFLDAEQLRRRHQPDFLLIHPMNIDDAGHKHGLDSRQYRNSARVADIILSNYIPQWLADGYQVIVTSDHGMNNDQSHGGILQEEREVPMFVLGDAFSHRPAAVKQTDICGTVCQLLGLEHDKAYTQELLA; encoded by the coding sequence ATGGGCTACCTCAACGGTCTACTAGAGCAGCAACGCCTCACGCTTTACCCTTTACAGTGCGAACTGCCTTCGATGTCACGCCCGCTCTACGAGTGCATTATCACCGGCGTCCGCCCGGTCGACAGCGGCATCGTCAACAACCATATCGTGCGCCTCTCGCACCACGACTCCATCTTCAGCCTGGCCACAGCGCAGGGCAAAGTCACCGCCGCAGCGGCCTACCACTGGATGAGCGAACTCTATAACCGCGCACCCTACGACGCTGTTAGAGACCGCTTTACCGACGATAAAAGCCTCAATATTCAACACGGCTGTTTCTACCACTGGGATCACTACCCCGACGAAGCACTGTTTCTGGATGCCGAGCAACTGCGCCGTCGCCACCAGCCCGACTTCCTACTGATTCACCCCATGAACATCGATGACGCCGGCCACAAACACGGCCTAGACTCGCGCCAGTACCGCAACAGCGCCCGTGTCGCCGACATCATCCTCTCTAACTACATTCCTCAGTGGCTAGCGGACGGTTACCAAGTCATCGTCACCAGCGACCACGGCATGAACAACGACCAGTCCCACGGCGGCATTCTGCAAGAAGAGCGTGAAGTGCCGATGTTTGTCCTCGGCGACGCCTTCAGCCACCGCCCCGCTGCGGTCAAGCAGACCGATATCTGCGGCACCGTCTGTCAGTTGCTCGGCCTCGAACACGACAAAGCGTATACACAGGAATTGCTCGCATGA
- a CDS encoding ABC transporter permease: MISRPATAQKSGLQHLKPALWLAPLVLFFALFQLAPMGWVLINSFIYDGEFALDNYLEVLDSAFMMQGFSNSLWLAVWSSIIGLAIATLLVASLRRIDSKIRDGVIAFTNMSSNFAGVPLAFAFIIILGTNGAITLLLKQYGLLGDFDLYGKWGLLTIYIYFQIPLAVLLLYPAFDALSDDWQAAAALLGASNRQYWGKVALPVLSPALLGTFIILIANAIGAYASVYALTAGNYNVITVRIASLVSGDMFLEPNLAAAISVVLMAILAFITAINQWLISKSYAGKKAHAKQ; this comes from the coding sequence ATGATCAGCCGCCCAGCCACCGCGCAAAAAAGCGGCCTTCAGCATCTCAAGCCGGCGCTCTGGCTCGCACCACTGGTGCTATTCTTCGCCCTGTTTCAGCTCGCGCCCATGGGCTGGGTGCTGATTAACAGCTTTATCTACGACGGTGAGTTCGCCCTCGACAACTATCTCGAGGTACTCGACTCGGCCTTCATGATGCAGGGCTTTAGCAACAGCCTGTGGTTGGCCGTGTGGTCGAGCATCATCGGCCTGGCCATTGCCACCCTGTTGGTCGCCTCGCTGCGCCGTATCGATTCCAAGATTCGCGACGGCGTCATCGCCTTCACCAACATGAGCAGCAACTTCGCCGGCGTGCCCCTGGCCTTTGCCTTTATCATCATCCTCGGCACCAACGGCGCCATCACCTTGCTCCTCAAGCAGTACGGCTTGCTCGGTGACTTCGACCTCTACGGCAAGTGGGGACTGCTAACGATTTACATCTACTTCCAAATTCCACTGGCGGTGCTGCTACTCTACCCCGCCTTCGACGCCCTCAGTGACGACTGGCAAGCCGCCGCCGCACTGCTCGGCGCCAGCAACCGACAGTACTGGGGCAAAGTCGCCCTGCCGGTCTTATCGCCCGCCCTGCTCGGTACCTTCATCATCTTGATCGCCAACGCAATCGGTGCCTATGCCAGTGTCTACGCACTGACCGCCGGCAATTACAACGTCATCACCGTGCGCATCGCCAGCCTGGTCTCCGGCGACATGTTCCTAGAGCCCAACCTCGCCGCTGCGATCTCCGTCGTGTTAATGGCCATCCTGGCGTTTATCACCGCGATTAATCAATGGCTGATCAGCAAGAGCTACGCAGGAAAGAAAGCCCATGCAAAACAGTAA